A genomic window from Deinococcus aquaedulcis includes:
- the cas5 gene encoding CRISPR-associated protein Cas5 — translation MLKVKVWSEYACFTRPENKVERVSYDVMTPSAARGVLEAIFWKPEFQWQVLQ, via the coding sequence GTGTTGAAAGTGAAAGTCTGGAGTGAGTACGCCTGTTTTACCCGCCCAGAGAACAAGGTTGAGCGCGTCAGCTACGACGTGATGACCCCCTCGGCGGCGCGCGGCGTGCTGGAAGCCATTTTCTGGAAGCCCGAATTTCAATGGCAGGTGCTTCAGTAG
- the cas3 gene encoding CRISPR-associated helicase Cas3' gives MSRYMGHSPSEENLEWQTLKDHVEGVTKLLRERARFFNLPNADLDAQWLGYLHDLGKYREKFQKHRLKWNPDTRQPFEFVEEAVAHSDAGAKALTALLRTYRATGSELPFVVANHHGALRSVGALDKRLGETCPDEVDDLFATACEEIPALDALCETPPQPTGLTGAARALYTRMLLGALVDADRLDTEAHGSPSRTLARAEARRHQGQMAGLLDRLNAHQAELARQDALAPKPINVLRREMYAQALGKASLPPGFFRLTMPTGGGKTLTSLGFALAHAAHHAATAERGGMRRVIYGVPFTTIIEQTAQEFRRVLGAENVLEHHSNLEFKEPPRGQAAQKPDPIRLATENWDAPVIVTTTVQLFQETLFGHRTAQLRKLHNVAGSVIVLDEAQSLPTHRLHPILEILRELVAHYHVSVVFCTATQPALDDFPSQQPSTELIDKPAQYFQALRRVEYDLSRVSQGQDWAALAEELRQDVNAQSLCIVNTKKHAQTLFQAVVEDRDPNRPLWDVFHLSTHMCPHHRRRVFRVLRHRLKQGKPCRVIATQLIEAGVDLDFPRVYRALGPLEAIVQAAGRCNREGKLTDMGGQPMPGLVTVFRPEDAKLPPGDYGARTELAGTYLAEESDLHAPETFTPYFRELFLHVETNAKVLLDSGHSATIAELQEDMEFETVARTFQMIEDTTVPVIVRRYAPKEVNRHLNTILHAKEPWQARGAWRSLQPYTVQVLRRDIQTFGLRIVSELVEKGERFGTEPPEVYEWPANRGYSLRFGLDTGGMDALVF, from the coding sequence ATGAGCAGGTACATGGGCCACAGCCCCAGCGAGGAAAATCTGGAATGGCAGACGCTGAAAGACCATGTGGAAGGGGTCACCAAGCTGCTCAGGGAGCGCGCGCGCTTCTTCAATCTGCCCAACGCTGACCTGGACGCGCAGTGGCTAGGGTATCTGCACGACCTGGGCAAGTACCGCGAGAAGTTTCAGAAGCACCGCCTGAAGTGGAACCCAGACACGCGACAGCCGTTTGAGTTTGTCGAGGAAGCGGTGGCGCACAGTGACGCCGGAGCCAAGGCGCTGACCGCTTTACTCCGCACTTACCGGGCCACAGGCAGCGAGCTGCCATTCGTGGTGGCCAACCATCACGGGGCGCTCAGGAGTGTGGGTGCCCTGGACAAGCGCCTGGGCGAAACCTGCCCCGACGAGGTGGATGACCTGTTCGCCACCGCCTGCGAGGAGATTCCCGCTCTGGACGCCCTGTGCGAGACACCCCCGCAGCCCACAGGCTTGACTGGGGCGGCCCGTGCCCTGTACACCCGCATGTTGCTGGGCGCTCTTGTGGACGCCGACCGCCTGGACACAGAAGCGCACGGCAGCCCCTCGCGCACGCTGGCGCGTGCGGAAGCCCGGCGTCATCAGGGCCAGATGGCTGGGCTCTTGGACAGGTTGAATGCCCACCAGGCCGAACTGGCGCGGCAGGACGCCCTGGCCCCCAAGCCCATCAACGTGCTGCGGCGCGAGATGTATGCCCAGGCGCTGGGCAAAGCCAGCCTCCCCCCTGGGTTCTTCCGGCTGACCATGCCTACCGGGGGTGGCAAGACCCTAACCTCACTGGGGTTTGCCCTGGCACACGCCGCGCACCACGCCGCTACGGCAGAACGAGGCGGAATGCGGCGTGTCATTTACGGCGTTCCCTTCACCACCATCATTGAGCAGACGGCGCAGGAATTTCGCCGGGTGCTGGGCGCAGAGAATGTGCTTGAACATCACAGCAATCTGGAGTTTAAGGAGCCACCCAGGGGACAGGCTGCGCAGAAACCCGACCCCATTCGACTGGCGACTGAAAACTGGGACGCGCCGGTCATCGTGACGACCACAGTGCAATTGTTTCAGGAAACCCTGTTCGGTCACCGCACGGCCCAGCTGCGCAAGCTGCACAATGTGGCGGGCAGCGTCATCGTGCTGGACGAGGCGCAGAGCCTGCCCACGCACCGCCTCCACCCCATCCTCGAAATCTTGCGGGAACTGGTGGCCCACTACCACGTCAGCGTGGTGTTCTGCACCGCCACGCAACCCGCGCTGGACGATTTCCCCAGCCAGCAGCCGTCCACAGAACTGATTGACAAGCCGGCACAGTATTTCCAGGCCTTGAGGCGGGTCGAGTACGACCTCAGCCGCGTCTCGCAGGGGCAAGATTGGGCGGCCCTGGCCGAGGAGCTGCGGCAGGACGTGAACGCGCAGTCCCTCTGCATTGTGAATACCAAGAAGCACGCCCAGACCCTCTTTCAAGCGGTGGTAGAAGACCGCGACCCCAACCGGCCGCTCTGGGACGTGTTTCATCTGTCCACGCACATGTGCCCGCACCACCGCCGCCGCGTGTTCCGGGTCCTCCGCCACCGCCTGAAGCAGGGGAAGCCTTGCCGGGTCATCGCCACGCAACTCATTGAGGCGGGGGTGGACCTGGACTTCCCCAGGGTGTACCGCGCGCTGGGACCGCTGGAAGCCATCGTGCAGGCCGCAGGACGCTGCAACCGGGAAGGCAAGTTGACGGACATGGGTGGGCAGCCCATGCCCGGCCTTGTGACCGTCTTTCGTCCGGAAGACGCCAAACTGCCGCCCGGTGACTACGGCGCCCGAACAGAACTGGCCGGAACCTACCTGGCTGAGGAGTCTGACCTACATGCACCGGAAACCTTCACACCCTACTTCCGCGAACTGTTTCTGCACGTAGAAACGAACGCGAAAGTCCTCCTGGACAGCGGGCACAGCGCCACCATCGCCGAGTTACAAGAAGACATGGAGTTTGAGACGGTGGCGCGCACCTTCCAGATGATTGAGGACACCACCGTGCCCGTCATCGTGCGGCGGTATGCCCCGAAGGAGGTCAACCGGCACCTGAACACCATCCTTCACGCGAAAGAGCCATGGCAGGCCAGAGGGGCGTGGCGCAGCCTTCAGCCCTACACCGTGCAGGTGTTGCGGCGCGACATTCAAACCTTCGGCCTGCGCATCGTGTCTGAACTCGTCGAGAAAGGCGAACGGTTTGGCACGGAGCCGCCCGAGGTGTACGAGTGGCCCGCCAATCGGGGCTACAGTCTGCGCTTCGGCCTGGATACCGGCGGAATGGACGCGTTGGTGTTCTGA
- a CDS encoding helix-turn-helix transcriptional regulator — protein sequence MDLETLGQAQRLFLLAALLRARPMTIKQLVLHFAPDLCLDSKEWRRAERMVQRDVKALVDLGEKVVPSKTRPPRYHIEHAHQALTPTELLIFHAALRLTYHRAAGEGEAHKRAMQRIIGWLPEHLRDVTTRSLGDMGKRRRTPEDLNLRHAADAWTGGHPLRFLYKKPGGSGQLRPNIIEPYLIEPHPQNLDLYVIGRETTFHNAVRTFKLARMQQPEVLRGEQYRIPADFQPREFLESAWGIVGAQGGRKDTIHLRFRADARYRIEEGGYPHLKHARDPNPDGSLNATLQAPPDSSGLPREALAWIFSFGPRVKVLGPPHIREYWLNELREAAGQGGERA from the coding sequence ATGGACCTCGAAACGCTTGGACAGGCTCAGCGGCTGTTCCTGCTGGCCGCCTTGCTACGGGCCAGGCCGATGACTATCAAGCAGCTGGTGCTGCACTTTGCCCCTGACCTTTGCCTGGACAGCAAGGAATGGCGACGCGCTGAACGCATGGTGCAGCGTGATGTGAAAGCGCTCGTTGACCTGGGCGAGAAGGTTGTGCCCAGCAAAACGCGCCCGCCCCGCTACCATATTGAGCACGCGCACCAGGCGCTCACGCCCACCGAACTGCTGATTTTTCATGCGGCTCTGCGCCTCACCTACCACCGAGCGGCAGGTGAAGGCGAGGCCCATAAACGCGCCATGCAGCGCATCATCGGTTGGTTGCCCGAGCATCTGCGGGACGTGACCACCCGCAGCCTGGGCGATATGGGCAAGCGCCGCCGCACTCCTGAAGACCTGAACCTGCGGCACGCGGCTGACGCCTGGACCGGCGGGCATCCGCTGCGGTTTCTGTACAAGAAGCCCGGGGGCAGCGGTCAACTTCGCCCCAACATCATTGAGCCGTATCTGATCGAGCCTCACCCACAGAACCTCGACCTGTACGTAATTGGCCGGGAGACCACGTTTCACAACGCCGTTCGTACCTTCAAGCTGGCGCGCATGCAGCAGCCAGAGGTGCTGAGGGGCGAGCAGTACCGCATTCCCGCCGATTTTCAACCGCGCGAGTTTCTCGAATCGGCCTGGGGGATCGTGGGGGCGCAGGGCGGCCGGAAAGACACCATTCACCTGCGGTTTCGCGCCGATGCCCGCTACCGCATCGAGGAGGGCGGTTACCCGCACCTGAAGCACGCCCGCGACCCCAACCCAGACGGTTCGCTGAACGCGACCTTGCAAGCCCCGCCCGACAGCAGCGGTCTGCCGCGCGAAGCCCTGGCCTGGATTTTTAGTTTTGGGCCGCGCGTGAAGGTCCTGGGGCCACCACACATCCGTGAATACTGGCTGAATGAACTGCGGGAAGCCGCAGGCCAGGGAGGAGAAAGAGCATGA
- a CDS encoding tetratricopeptide repeat protein, with amino-acid sequence MPVFDEVAEQLGRLAEQGDWERVRPHADWALRHLRTRADGLALAEALRGVPAHLARQREWAELLGRLAYRTGNLPALREVLSGWPPATFPAVEAYAALLGGHVQQALSLSAACPPDDAIAARVWPRAVYEAGGDWRAAYSAVLGRFAGRERALIRTEFALSLANSGDDLAARTEYATAAAEYGTDAWGRASALANRGMTCVRLDDLRTAERALTEALRLTRRPEAAEHRALVWRGLGAVWRRHGEYARALVAFQNAGQQLKDLRAELPLSVRGVALCHLLRSEVDAALDSLSTALVDMAVDAGAPHRLRLDLAMGMALNGDLAGAAQALSLAQLTTPDDRLAAAVVAADLQRQWGEAVPAEPPPGRAAWAEELACLFPELFTRWGRAIRRPEWRVQVQAAGPIEVRMHGESLSLRPDSDAAALLVLLLLHGGTLNRERVTEELYGDASPNRQRRLLGEAVRQLRLAFGWPGVVRSDGHVLALSDEPTWLPLVVPPPGRASLFCAGRYDNWVEEWRQVHDVAQDI; translated from the coding sequence GTGCCGGTCTTCGATGAGGTGGCAGAGCAACTCGGCCGTCTGGCTGAGCAAGGTGACTGGGAACGGGTCAGGCCACACGCCGACTGGGCGCTGCGCCACCTGCGCACCCGCGCCGATGGTCTGGCACTGGCCGAGGCGCTTCGCGGGGTTCCCGCGCATCTCGCTCGGCAACGGGAATGGGCCGAACTGCTGGGCCGTCTGGCATACCGCACTGGGAACCTGCCCGCCCTGAGGGAAGTGCTGTCGGGCTGGCCGCCCGCCACCTTTCCGGCCGTAGAAGCCTACGCCGCGCTGCTGGGCGGCCATGTCCAGCAGGCCCTGAGCCTGAGCGCGGCCTGTCCACCAGATGACGCGATTGCGGCGCGCGTCTGGCCCCGGGCGGTGTATGAGGCGGGGGGTGACTGGCGCGCGGCTTACAGCGCTGTGTTGGGCCGATTTGCTGGGCGAGAGCGGGCACTGATTCGCACCGAATTTGCCCTCTCGCTGGCAAACTCAGGCGACGACCTGGCGGCCCGCACCGAATACGCGACCGCCGCCGCCGAATACGGAACCGACGCCTGGGGCCGCGCCTCTGCCCTGGCGAACCGGGGCATGACCTGCGTGCGACTGGACGACCTGCGAACAGCCGAGCGGGCGCTGACCGAGGCCCTGCGCCTGACACGCAGACCCGAAGCCGCCGAACACCGCGCCCTGGTCTGGCGCGGGCTGGGGGCCGTCTGGCGGCGACACGGTGAATATGCGCGTGCCCTGGTGGCTTTTCAGAATGCGGGGCAGCAGCTCAAGGACCTGCGGGCCGAATTGCCGCTGTCGGTCCGGGGGGTGGCCCTGTGCCACCTGCTGCGTAGTGAAGTGGACGCCGCCCTGGATAGCCTGTCCACCGCCCTGGTGGACATGGCGGTGGACGCCGGCGCCCCACACCGCCTGCGTCTGGACCTGGCGATGGGGATGGCCCTGAACGGCGACCTGGCAGGTGCGGCGCAGGCCCTGAGTCTGGCGCAGCTCACCACACCCGACGACCGCCTGGCGGCGGCAGTGGTGGCCGCCGATCTCCAGCGTCAGTGGGGAGAGGCGGTGCCCGCCGAGCCCCCGCCTGGCCGCGCCGCCTGGGCCGAGGAGCTTGCCTGTCTGTTCCCCGAGCTCTTTACGCGGTGGGGTAGGGCCATCCGGCGACCCGAGTGGCGCGTGCAGGTGCAGGCCGCTGGCCCCATTGAGGTGCGAATGCACGGCGAGAGCCTCTCCCTGAGGCCCGACAGCGACGCGGCGGCCCTGCTCGTCTTGCTGCTGCTCCATGGCGGCACCCTCAACCGTGAGCGGGTCACAGAGGAGCTGTACGGCGACGCTTCGCCCAACCGCCAGCGGCGCCTGCTGGGCGAGGCAGTGCGGCAGTTGCGCCTGGCCTTTGGGTGGCCAGGTGTCGTGCGCTCCGACGGCCATGTGTTGGCCCTCTCGGACGAGCCAACCTGGCTGCCACTGGTGGTGCCGCCCCCGGGCCGGGCCAGTTTGTTTTGTGCAGGGCGCTACGACAACTGGGTCGAGGAATGGCGCCAGGTTCATGATGTCGCGCAGGATATCTGA